A DNA window from Flavobacteriales bacterium contains the following coding sequences:
- a CDS encoding TonB-dependent receptor gives MCFIVGVSLSAKGQEVFADTIIDLKSVEVVAKRRMLQEVGRKTTEVDSASLARNASQTVGQLVSSETGIAVKSYGWGALSLPSFRGSGSSHTAILWNGVPLASSSNGVVDMNLLSVAFFDRILVQHGGGASLWGNGAIGGNIQLNNRVIFGQGWQGRFWIHGGSFLNLHTGFGTSYSNDRYSGGFRLIHGEAQNNFPYINTARAGMPKEYLQHASSRTNGWVIDQAFRIGAHRLLLLIWGQYTHRQLPASMIMKESQATQEDAPIRSMLEWQWTLRKIQWSVKAVGLSEWLMYTDPSISTADTTHTRTGLLESELTWRIHPQHHIQGGVNAGRYIAATPNYTNGEVSENRAAIFSSYRGQSKAGIWNWSAATRYARVSNGQYMFTYRFGGEVKLKPKFILRGSLSRDGRQPTYNERYWVPGGNPDILPERGWGRELGLHWRMNKVKSAYEMDVAWFNSAIDQWIIWLPATSGIWTPRNLVKVWSRGVEVSVNFEKSFGKHSLFLKTHGQWVRSTQEETQVGNETALGKQLPYVPEWMAGAGPEWRNKHWSAGCALQYQGIRYTAPDHTSSLPGYMMADAFTGWRGHAWGRELSLQLRCNNILDKTYQVMTYYAMPGRNFGINLFYQIFKSTSEKPETP, from the coding sequence ATGTGTTTCATCGTTGGGGTAAGTCTTTCGGCCAAAGGGCAGGAAGTATTCGCGGATACCATCATCGATCTGAAATCGGTTGAGGTTGTAGCTAAAAGACGAATGCTTCAGGAGGTGGGAAGAAAGACCACGGAAGTGGATTCAGCGTCTCTTGCAAGGAATGCATCGCAAACCGTTGGTCAACTTGTTTCATCGGAAACAGGAATAGCCGTAAAGTCATACGGGTGGGGTGCTTTGTCGCTGCCTTCATTCAGGGGATCCGGTTCTTCACATACGGCCATCCTCTGGAACGGTGTGCCTTTGGCCAGCTCATCCAATGGGGTAGTGGATATGAACCTCTTGTCGGTTGCATTCTTCGACCGGATCCTGGTGCAGCACGGAGGAGGTGCTTCCTTATGGGGCAACGGAGCGATCGGAGGAAATATCCAATTGAATAATCGGGTGATCTTCGGTCAGGGGTGGCAGGGACGTTTCTGGATACATGGTGGAAGTTTCTTAAACCTCCATACCGGTTTTGGAACAAGCTATTCCAACGACCGGTATTCAGGAGGTTTTCGTTTGATTCATGGGGAAGCACAAAATAATTTCCCTTACATCAATACCGCACGTGCGGGAATGCCGAAAGAGTATTTGCAGCATGCCTCATCCCGTACCAATGGATGGGTCATTGATCAGGCCTTTCGAATCGGAGCACATCGCTTGTTGTTGCTGATTTGGGGACAGTACACCCACAGACAACTTCCGGCAAGTATGATCATGAAGGAAAGTCAGGCAACCCAGGAAGATGCCCCGATACGGTCCATGTTGGAATGGCAGTGGACATTAAGGAAAATACAGTGGTCCGTAAAAGCGGTAGGGTTGAGTGAATGGTTGATGTATACAGATCCATCCATCTCCACAGCAGATACCACCCATACCCGAACAGGTCTTCTGGAGTCGGAACTAACCTGGCGGATTCATCCGCAGCACCACATTCAAGGCGGAGTGAACGCCGGGAGATACATTGCGGCAACTCCGAATTATACGAATGGTGAGGTTTCTGAAAACCGGGCAGCCATTTTTTCAAGCTACAGAGGTCAAAGCAAAGCAGGCATTTGGAATTGGTCTGCTGCAACACGGTATGCCCGTGTTAGCAACGGGCAATACATGTTTACCTATCGCTTTGGTGGAGAAGTGAAGTTAAAACCAAAGTTCATTCTAAGGGGAAGCCTGTCCCGTGATGGCAGACAACCAACATACAACGAACGGTATTGGGTTCCCGGTGGCAATCCGGATATCCTGCCAGAGCGCGGGTGGGGAAGAGAACTCGGCCTGCATTGGCGTATGAACAAGGTAAAATCAGCGTACGAAATGGATGTGGCCTGGTTTAACAGCGCCATTGATCAATGGATCATATGGTTGCCCGCCACATCCGGGATATGGACACCGCGCAATCTTGTGAAGGTTTGGTCCAGGGGGGTAGAGGTTTCCGTTAATTTCGAGAAATCATTCGGAAAGCATAGCCTCTTCCTGAAAACCCACGGACAATGGGTGCGATCTACCCAGGAGGAAACCCAGGTCGGCAATGAAACTGCCTTGGGAAAACAACTTCCCTACGTGCCGGAGTGGATGGCGGGTGCCGGTCCGGAGTGGCGAAACAAACATTGGTCTGCAGGATGCGCTTTGCAATACCAGGGTATCAGATATACCGCTCCCGATCATACATCCTCCCTGCCCGGATATATGATGGCAGATGCGTTTACCGGTTGGAGAGGCCATGCGTGGGGCAGGGAACTGAGCTTGCAACTCAGATGCAATAACATCCTGGATAAAACATACCAGGTCATGACTTACTATGCGATGCCGGGAAGAAATTTCGGCATCAACCTATTCTATCAAATATTTAAATCAACATCCGAAAAACCTGAAACACCATGA